The Eupeodes corollae chromosome X, idEupCoro1.1, whole genome shotgun sequence DNA window AAAGTATGTTGCATTTTCACTAATACATTTGTATGTACCATTTTTTagcaaaatcttttttttatcagaCATCCCTacatcaaaaatgtattgacaAAAACATGAGTACTATAAATTAAAACGTGCAAAGTGCAGAATTCTCtacaaatttatatgaaaactaCGATTTTAAAGGCGCATTCATTTTTACTAGGACATGCACATTGGCTTAGGTGTtgtcagataaaaaaaaaatttgcaaacaatgggtaccatttttttacaaaaaaatattatttttttgcatttgcTTAATCTTGCCTTCTTACTATTAAAACAGATACCtgaatgatttatatattttggaaACGAAAGGAAACTATTCGTCAAATGGTAAATGGTTGATTCCAAAAACGTATGGTGAAAGTCCTCCACCACGAGAATCTCATACAGGTGTAGCTTATACATGTAAAACTACTCGACAATTGAACCTATTGGTTTATGGTGGAATGAGTGGATGTCGACTGGGAGACTTGTGGCTGCTCGATATAGGTTTGGCTGACTTAAAATTAtagcatattttttatatgcttaatataaacttattttagaATCGATGACATGGACTAAGCCTATAACAAAAGGAAGAGCTCCTTTACCTAGATCTCTGCACAGTGCTACAATGGTGGgcaataaaatgtatgtgttCGGTGGCTGGGTACCTCTGGTAGTTAATGACTCAAAATCTGCAACCGAACGTGAATGGAAATGCACAAATACTTTGGCAGTGCTTGACTTAGGTTTGccaataaacattaaaaagatCCTCTAGTGTAACagaaattttgatttgtttaattttttgttatcatAAAAATATAGATTCTATGAACTGGGAAGATATAACGTTAGATACAGTTGAGGAACATGTCCCCCGTGCAAGGGCAGGACATTGTGCTGTGGGTATTCAAAGTCGTCTATATGTTTGGTCGGGTAGAGACGGGTATCGTAAAGCTTGGAACAACCAGGTCAGGGTGAGCTCGAGTTTATACTTCTGTTTGTCTAGTAAAGCTAATCATTGTTGAATATAAACAAATGTCGAGGCGCGTACTCATAGAAACATGTAGTAATTGTTGTTGAATTTATTACTGAAAAATAGATGATTCTGAAATTAGACCTAAAGTTATTCAGTTATAACGACGACgaacatttatgtatgtataagtaGAAAAACTAACTTCATATTAAAGCTGTTATgttgtagttatttttttaaattactcgaCACGGTGATTTCTTTACTTTACGACCAACGGATTTGTATacttgtcatttaaaaaaataaacaaacgaaaaattaaCACAGAAGTTTGTacacaaattttctttaataattaatCACGCCTCGTATTTTCATTTTCCTAATTTCTGTTTTTCTCAAAGaatcaaatataataataaaaaatttgattttcaggTTTGTTGTAAAGACTTGTGGTATTTAGAAGTTTGCAAGCCACTTTATGCTGTAAAAGTTGCCTTGGTTCGTGCCTCTACACATTCATTAGAACTATGTTGGACGGCTACTACATTTGCCAGTGCCTATGAATtacaaactcaaaaaatcgagcCGATAGCACCGCCTAGTAAATCAACAACTCCAGCAGTAACAATTATGACACAAACTATTCAACAGCCTAGTAGTTGCAACACTACTTCAAATGGAAATGGTAGGAAATCAGCAAAAACAATAAGTGAATTCATATGTGATAgcattttttaatcaattttcagGTATTAAGCAAGTGCACCTCATACGACAAGGAAATAGTCAGcatttccaacaacaaataaatccaATATTAGCCACTTCGCAGCAGCCGCAACAAACGCAGCAGCCACAGATACAAAATCAAGCACAAGTTCAACAAATGCCATTGCCGCAAACTCAAACAGTAAGCATACGACAGCAAGTTACGAATGTAACACAACCCCAAACACAAATCATATCACAACCTCAACCAattcagcaacaacaacagcaacaacaacaacagcaacaacaacagcaacaacaacagcagcaacaacaacagcaattaAGTCCAGTTGTGACTATTTCCCCCCAATGTACGGTCTCAGCTGGTGTATCTATGACGACGTCGATAGTTGTGGCCTCTCCAGCAGTCTCGTCTACAGCAAAAATTATAACACCACCAAACACGccaacaaattcaattcaaacaatCGTCTCAGCACCAATCACAGGCACCGTACAGGGCGGGACTGTGTTGCAAAAGTTTCGACCAGCTACTGTTCTCTCTAGGACAGCAAATACCAATTCATCTGGTGGAACTGGTTTACGTGTTGTTTCCGGTAATCCACCTGTACGTATACTATCAGGTGGTCAAGCAGTTCGAATTGCAACAACTCAGGGCTCATCAACCACTATTTTGAAAACATCAACAGGTCAGACTGTAGGTGCACCAACTTCCATTGCGACAGCGACTACGATAGGTGGCAAGCAGTACTTTATACAAAAACCATTATCACTTGGCCAGAATGTACAGTTTCAATTAATCAAAACAAGCACGGGTGTAGCAGTGCAGACGTTACCCAAAGTAAACGTATTGAAGAACATACCTGGTGGCACGGCTGGTCAAAACCAAGTACAAACTGTTCAAACATCGCAGACAACGACACTTGCAAAGCCCACAGTTGTAACAGGTAACCTAGTTAAACTGGTATCGCCGGGGGGCAAAATCGTTATGAAAAATCCAATAGTGCCAATTGGTAAAGTAGGCGGTAATGTAACTGGAAAACCAGCATTTgtaataacaaacaaacaggGTCAACAACTTAGACCCAATCAACAGATAATAATTGTAACAACTGGTTCGGCAATTCGTACAGTAAACACAGGAGTAGTCACATCAGCAGGTGGTAATATAGTTTCCATTGTTGGTTCACAGTCTAATTCGATAACATCGAGTGGTACAGGGGCTGTAGCAGGCACAGGAACTACAAACACGGGCCCTGGAAGCCAATCTGGTGGTATGAAAATGTTGCGCGGTGTAACAAGTGCAACTGGTCGTCCAATTACACTTACTCTTCCAACAAATATGAATCAAGCTAAACAAACACAAGGGGGGCAAATTGTACAGCAGTTTCCCCAAAAGACAATAACACTGGGTGGAAAAGCAGTTACTGTGCAAATGTCAAATAACTCAGCGGGTGTACCCAAAACAGTTACAATTGTATCATCCGCAAATGCTGTTTCTGGTGCTGGCACTGTAACTCTTACAACGGGAGCTCAAGGTAAACTCGTTATGATGCCGAAcaagaagaattttgtattcGGACCAAATGCAGGTGCTGCAGGTGCAATCGGAATCCACAAGTCGGCAATTCAGAACATTCAACAACAAACTATTGTATCGCAGCAAAAAGTTATTACGCATGAAAACAATGAAACAACAAACATACCCAATACAGTCTATACAAGCGATAATGCTTTTATTGAAGGTGACCCCATCGATGATATTATTGAACAACTAGATGGAGCTTTTGATAACCTTGCTGGTGACCTTAATGAAGATATAACATCTGAATCGGAATGTGCAGGAAGCAATGTTCTTGAACGGAACATCCTGCACAAAGTGAAACATTCAATAAGTTTCAAACATAAGCACACGAGCAGTAGTGGCATTAAACCAAAGTATTTTAAACTTGGATTGTTTGGTGGAATAGGTGGGAATGGAGATTGTGCTGTTGCAGGAACGGTTAGCCAAAACGATGCTGAAGCGGAGAGCACGAGTGGCGAGCAACAAACTGAAATACAACTTAACCGACAAATATGCTCCGACGAAAACAACCAACCTGTTTCTAGTTCATCGATATCTGATTCAGGAGAAGCTGTTACCGATGCAATGGACTTTCAGCAGCCAACAAGTACAACTGATGCAGATGCGGATATAGGAAACCAAGAAAATCTAGTACAGTCTTCAGTTATTGGTGGTGGTTGTGTTagtggtggcggtggtggtgagTTTATCCCCTATGTTTTaattaactaacattttgtaaactattttgtatacatttattaGACGAACCAACTCCTGATACAACAGAGCGTTCGAATACTTCTAGTTTAGAATTGCAAAGTCCGGCGAAAGAAATCAACAATCAAAATAACGAAGCCATTGCTGCTGATATATTCAACTCCATCGACGATAATTGTTTGCAAACTATCTCCTCACCCAATAAGGCTGCGGAAAATGTGAGTTAAGCGACTTATTTTTTCCTATCAACTAtaataatactaaaaaatagactttacaaaagacttctaaATGATTTTCTTTGTCATGAAGTTAAGCCTcgttgttttttcctttttctctaCTCTTATTATTGCACATAAATAAAGTTGAGAGAAAAAACAAGTTGCTTATCAAGTCACGCACAAGCCAGacaagcaaaacaaacaaaattagcaaTACAAAGTGACAGAAAATTAATGTAGGTATAcaagaattgttttgtttatagattgtgaatgaaataaaagttatgGAAGGAATTTTTTCATGGAGAAAATTACAATTGTCTTGATGTGCGTTATTATATAAACATTTGTTTGCCTGTAGTATTCTTGCAATACAAAACattatagaaatataaaattacgagcgcatttataaaaattgcgcAGAGGTCGGTaaagaaccaaggcctagtggcTTATAACTCAACCATTTCAAACATTCTTGTGTACAGTTTAATACTCCTATCACTTCACAAATTCCTTGGTTCATACATTATTCGCCTCTCAATGAAATACGAGCCGCAGGCAATTATTTCATTTATCTcgcattcaaaaaaaatacctactaCATTAgggaatacaaaacaaaacgaaagtATTTTAGAGCAGATGAgcgtgaaatatttattttgaaacggGGAATCGAAGCAGCGATTATCACAGTAAGAATTTCAggaattgaaacttttttgtgTGCGTGTCAAAATGTTTGGTAAAAATGCAGGATAGATCTCTGGgtgtaatataaaataaaagaacaatacttgcttatttaatataataacaaaaaaaaaataacgaagtCGAAGTTTTATAAACATTCCAATCGCTATACCGTTAAGCGCAAAGttccaacttattttgtttaggGAAATTTCCCCTCAAATTAAAAATCCGTCTATGGGAAACTGATGTTTTGTTCTAATATTTctgttcttaaaataaatgtatttgtttattttagagCTCAATATTTGCGGCAACACCAACAGCATCTGAAACTGAAGCTGCAAATATTTTGACGACGATAAAAAGCGgtgaaatgttacaaaaaagtCCGGTCAATCAATGCCCCGAAGAATCCATGTGAgtgaattattttaatgtttaattaattttaactttaatttaaaatgtatcatCTCTTTCCAATAGGCATGTAGATCTTCAGAACAAAGATGTAGTTAATTCGGATGGTGATTCTCCACAAACTTCACTCAatggtataaaaatatttaaattcaaataaatacaatttagtttattattattatatgacAACACATTTTATTATcatattattttagaaattcataatttaatcatttttaccCTATTTAGGGCGCCTTGATGCTCTTGCTTCTGCAGCAGTCTTACAAGCTGTTATGCAAGCGAATACACTTCGACAAAGGGATACTTTTCAAGTATTTGGCAGCCCTACTGCTACTGGAGGAGCTACACAGCAAGAAAGTGGAGTTATGGatataattaattttgcatGCCAAGCACAAGTGGAATCACAGCAAAACGTACAACAGgaacaacaacatcagcaacaacaacaacaacagcagcagcaacaacaacaacagcctTTTATTGGAAGTTCTTCACATTCAAGTAAAAAAGGAACTGAATTGGCGTCGACAACATCAAATATTACACAAAATTCAATGAGTAGTAGTGACATGTCTATAGTAGCTGACAAACAAATTTCGATCATAACACCCACTACAAACTCCAACACAAGTAATACAGTACAATCCAACATTCGGTTAGGTACATCATCGACAACAGGTTCCACAACTAATCAGGGAAACCGtcgaaatcaaaaaaacaagacTCAAAGTTCTGCACTGAAAGGGGCAAGCGAAAATATCGAGGTAcgtttgtataatattttttttattgtttattaaaaaaaaatagtaaaattattaattacttGATAAATAGCCTGTTCGAAGCGATCCAAATTCTAAATGGCACACAGTCGGTATCTTTAAAAATCTATCTCACACTGTAACGAGCTATATTGATAATAGTCATTGGAATGATACAATGTTTGATAATTACGATTCGGATAACCTGCCTGATCTTTCTGAATATCCTAGAATAAACCTGGAGCCGGGTACAGGGTATCGTTTTCGCTTAGCAGCTATTAACACTTGTGGCCGAGGAGAATGGGGAGAGGTAACATTTTACCCAATAAactgttattatttttctaagttattttttcttattctagGTTTCCAGTTTTAAAACATGTTTACCCGGCTTTCCAGGTGCACCTTCtgcaattaaaatttcaaaatccccAGAAGGAGCACATCTTACGTGGGAACCGCCACCGTCACAAAATACTGGTGAAATAATAGAGTACTCCGTGTATTTAGCagtcaaatccacacccaaagaCAAAATGCCTCCTCCACAATTAGTGTTTGTGCGTGTATATGTAGGCGCAACAAACCAGTGTACTGTTGCTAATAACTCATTAGCAACAGCTCATGTAGATTGCTCCAATAAACCAGCTATTATCTTCCGTATTGCTGCTCGAAATGAGAAGGGCTATGGTCCAGCAACGCAAGTTAGGTGGCTCCAaggtaaattttaagttttgttgtttaagattatatttaattgacgcttttaaaaagtaatataagTTTGAGTAACTGTAACCATTAAGAGTTTTGAGAAGTTAACAATGAGATTAAAAGGAGATTTTCTTCTGTACGTTTTGAATACTGGACAGGTTCCAAATAAAGTGCATGGTATTTTCCGATTCATCCAtattacataatgtacatattccATCTGTATCTCCTTGGAAGGCTCTTCCCTTGATAATAAGGAGCCTGCAGCgagctttaaaatttgtttgaaagctCAAAAACATACGACGAATGCTGTTATTTCCGATTTTTTTTAGCATTATTAATAGTAATAGCGACTTCAAGTGTGGCGTTACGTACTTGCAGAAATTGTTTATTTGCTTCTTCTACAGTCTTAGCATTTGGTGAGTGTTGAAAATTTACTCAACGTTACAGTTCTACTGAGCGCGAGAGATGCCTTTGTTTCTTCGATTAAGGTGTATTATACTGCATTTGATTGTTATCAATGTAGTAAAGATGTTCTACTCACAAGTATGTTAAGACTCAAGCAGAAAGAAAGAAAGCACTCAATTAAAATTTGCATATTCTTTGTgttcaataattaaatatattattgcaATTTTATTCACTaagatttagttttgaaatttttttaatcacAATGGTTGGCACTTTCAAATTACAATCAATTGGCTCAGACTTCATTTTGTTCACAAATCTTTAAcgactttaaattcaaaattttaaagcaaaatttaatACATCCACTCACTAAACGAGAGTTGCCAATATTCCGTTTAAagtgtaaatatatttattaacatttaatatcTTTGTAACGTATTTACATTTGTTGATTCCTTGAACTGTTACAAAGATAATAGCATGTTAAGTAATCAACAGTgactaaaaaattaatagaaacccctttttaatgttaaatagtttaaatataattattaacatttaatatcTTTGTAACGTATTTACATTTTTCGATTCCTTGAACTGTTACAAAGATAATAGCATGTTAAGTAATCAACAGtgaccaaaaaattaatattaaataatttaaatacaattattaacatttaaaatctttgtaacgtatttacattttttgattccTTGAACTGTTACAAAAATAATAGCATGTTAAGTAATCAACAGTgaccaaaaaattaatagaaacccctttttcatattaaatagttaaatataactattaacatttaaaatctttgtaacgtattcacatttttttaatccttGAACTGTTACAAAGATAATAGCATGTTAAGTAATCAACAGTGACCAAAAAATTAATGGAAAcccttattttaaattaaatagtttaaatataattattaacatttaatatcTTTGTAacgtatttacattttttgattccTTGAACTGTTAcgaagataataataataataaaagtgagGTAAATGAAAACattgcatgatggttagtgcgttggactgtcatactaaaaattttttttccaagagtaattcttgtcatgaaaaatttctttctcaaattagccgttcggattcggcttaaaactgtagatcccctgCATCCCTGataatagtactcgcacacagaaatggttgagagttgtaagtcactaggccttggttctgtcttgcgccacctaatttatttattcataaatgaaGACAGAAGTAACACATTTGGTAAAACTGAGTTGAACTCAACTCATCATGTTTCAAGAGGACTCACGCCACCTAATGACAACTTAGCTCAACACACGGGATAACTCTTCACAGCAACACCCTTACTGTAATGTATAGCTGCTCAttaaaaatagttgtttttatGATGAGCTGGGTTGTAATGTGTTGCGTTACTATTTGAAATACGTTTACAGGTATGCACTGAACTTACCCAATTATCTAAAAAAACTTATGGTGTAAAATGATTATAccataaaaatgtattccaaTAAACATTAAAGGAATAGAAGTAGTAGCGTTGTATATAAAACCTATTATTCTATTACAAATATAAACACAGATGCCTATGTAGATGATTTACATATGAAACTTTCCTACAAAAGAAGCGTTTTTTTGTTCGATTGGCTGATGTGTTGATTAATAATGCTTATGACATTTGAATTGGTCGTGTCTTtgtaagaatgaaataaaaagaaagggGAAACTGatgcaaattggttttaaatttctgcaaattgtaatgagtgggaaatattgagtcaggtaaagcattccacattcttgtagAAAAGAACCTCTGTACTTAACAGAAATTGTGCTCGAGGGTaaattgatgggcattcctagcaacGCACAATGACTTCTCctcgaatttggaaaaaattacacTAAGTGACTTACTTCCAAGCAGActatatatttaagtttaataaaaaacaaactgctGGCAACAAAAGTTCCCGAAAACAGCACTGATAAAGATCTTTTACATCCCAGAAGTGC harbors:
- the LOC129953389 gene encoding host cell factor isoform X2, which translates into the protein MADLDTAVDYNLVNFCESADDRNDNMIDELENYQQQQQTEDNDEMIPLNASSFRWKRVVNPTGPQPRPRHGHRAISIKELMVVFGGGNEGIVDELHVYNTISNQWFVPVMKGEVPPGCAAYGFVVEGTRMFVFGGMIEYGKYSNELYELQATKWEWRKMAPEMPDNGLPPCPRLGHSFTMVGDRIYLFGGLANESDDPKNNIPKYLNDLYILETKGNYSSNGKWLIPKTYGESPPPRESHTGVAYTCKTTRQLNLLVYGGMSGCRLGDLWLLDIESMTWTKPITKGRAPLPRSLHSATMVGNKMYVFGGWVPLVVNDSKSATEREWKCTNTLAVLDLDSMNWEDITLDTVEEHVPRARAGHCAVGIQSRLYVWSGRDGYRKAWNNQVCCKDLWYLEVCKPLYAVKVALVRASTHSLELCWTATTFASAYELQTQKIEPIAPPSKSTTPAVTIMTQTIQQPSSCNTTSNGNGIKQVHLIRQGNSQHFQQQINPILATSQQPQQTQQPQIQNQAQVQQMPLPQTQTVSIRQQVTNVTQPQTQIISQPQPIQQQQQQQQQQQQQQQQQQQQQQQQLSPVVTISPQCTVSAGVSMTTSIVVASPAVSSTAKIITPPNTPTNSIQTIVSAPITGTVQGGTVLQKFRPATVLSRTANTNSSGGTGLRVVSGNPPVRILSGGQAVRIATTQGSSTTILKTSTGQTVGAPTSIATATTIGGKQYFIQKPLSLGQNVQFQLIKTSTGVAVQTLPKVNVLKNIPGGTAGQNQVQTVQTSQTTTLAKPTVVTGNLVKLVSPGGKIVMKNPIVPIGKVGGNVTGKPAFVITNKQGQQLRPNQQIIIVTTGSAIRTVNTGVVTSAGGNIVSIVGSQSNSITSSGTGAVAGTGTTNTGPGSQSGGMKMLRGVTSATGRPITLTLPTNMNQAKQTQGGQIVQQFPQKTITLGGKAVTVQMSNNSAGVPKTVTIVSSANAVSGAGTVTLTTGAQGKLVMMPNKKNFVFGPNAGAAGAIGIHKSAIQNIQQQTIVSQQKVITHENNETTNIPNTVYTSDNAFIEGDPIDDIIEQLDGAFDNLAGDLNEDITSESECAGSNVLERNILHKVKHSISFKHKHTSSSGIKPKYFKLGLFGGIGGNGDCAVAGTVSQNDAEAESTSGEQQTEIQLNRQICSDENNQPVSSSSISDSGEAVTDAMDFQQPTSTTDADADIGNQENLVQSSVIGGGCVSGGGGDEPTPDTTERSNTSSLELQSPAKEINNQNNEAIAADIFNSIDDNCLQTISSPNKAAENSSIFAATPTASETEAANILTTIKSGEMLQKSPVNQCPEESMHVDLQNKDVVNSDGDSPQTSLNGRLDALASAAVLQAVMQANTLRQRDTFQVFGSPTATGGATQQESGVMDIINFACQAQVESQQNVQQEQQHQQQQQQQQQQQQQQPFIGSSSHSSKKGTELASTTSNITQNSMSSSDMSIVADKQISIITPTTNSNTSNTVQSNIRLGTSSTTGSTTNQGNRRNQKNKTQSSALKGASENIEPVRSDPNSKWHTVGIFKNLSHTVTSYIDNSHWNDTMFDNYDSDNLPDLSEYPRINLEPGTGYRFRLAAINTCGRGEWGEVSSFKTCLPGFPGAPSAIKISKSPEGAHLTWEPPPSQNTGEIIEYSVYLAVKSTPKDKMPPPQLVFVRVYVGATNQCTVANNSLATAHVDCSNKPAIIFRIAARNEKGYGPATQVRWLQDPVSSKQTSSSPMSPALKRNQEKVSGSPVSNKRPRGSTTNVKVMPNSPSTE
- the LOC129953389 gene encoding host cell factor isoform X1; amino-acid sequence: MADLDTAVDYNLVNFCESADDRNDNMIDELENYQQQQQTEDNDEMIPLNASSFRWKRVVNPTGPQPRPRHGHRAISIKELMVVFGGGNEGIVDELHVYNTISNQWFVPVMKGEVPPGCAAYGFVVEGTRMFVFGGMIEYGKYSNELYELQATKWEWRKMAPEMPDNGLPPCPRLGHSFTMVGDRIYLFGGLANESDDPKNNIPKYLNDLYILETKGNYSSNGKWLIPKTYGESPPPRESHTGVAYTCKTTRQLNLLVYGGMSGCRLGDLWLLDIESMTWTKPITKGRAPLPRSLHSATMVGNKMYVFGGWVPLVVNDSKSATEREWKCTNTLAVLDLDSMNWEDITLDTVEEHVPRARAGHCAVGIQSRLYVWSGRDGYRKAWNNQVRVCCKDLWYLEVCKPLYAVKVALVRASTHSLELCWTATTFASAYELQTQKIEPIAPPSKSTTPAVTIMTQTIQQPSSCNTTSNGNGIKQVHLIRQGNSQHFQQQINPILATSQQPQQTQQPQIQNQAQVQQMPLPQTQTVSIRQQVTNVTQPQTQIISQPQPIQQQQQQQQQQQQQQQQQQQQQQQQLSPVVTISPQCTVSAGVSMTTSIVVASPAVSSTAKIITPPNTPTNSIQTIVSAPITGTVQGGTVLQKFRPATVLSRTANTNSSGGTGLRVVSGNPPVRILSGGQAVRIATTQGSSTTILKTSTGQTVGAPTSIATATTIGGKQYFIQKPLSLGQNVQFQLIKTSTGVAVQTLPKVNVLKNIPGGTAGQNQVQTVQTSQTTTLAKPTVVTGNLVKLVSPGGKIVMKNPIVPIGKVGGNVTGKPAFVITNKQGQQLRPNQQIIIVTTGSAIRTVNTGVVTSAGGNIVSIVGSQSNSITSSGTGAVAGTGTTNTGPGSQSGGMKMLRGVTSATGRPITLTLPTNMNQAKQTQGGQIVQQFPQKTITLGGKAVTVQMSNNSAGVPKTVTIVSSANAVSGAGTVTLTTGAQGKLVMMPNKKNFVFGPNAGAAGAIGIHKSAIQNIQQQTIVSQQKVITHENNETTNIPNTVYTSDNAFIEGDPIDDIIEQLDGAFDNLAGDLNEDITSESECAGSNVLERNILHKVKHSISFKHKHTSSSGIKPKYFKLGLFGGIGGNGDCAVAGTVSQNDAEAESTSGEQQTEIQLNRQICSDENNQPVSSSSISDSGEAVTDAMDFQQPTSTTDADADIGNQENLVQSSVIGGGCVSGGGGDEPTPDTTERSNTSSLELQSPAKEINNQNNEAIAADIFNSIDDNCLQTISSPNKAAENSSIFAATPTASETEAANILTTIKSGEMLQKSPVNQCPEESMHVDLQNKDVVNSDGDSPQTSLNGRLDALASAAVLQAVMQANTLRQRDTFQVFGSPTATGGATQQESGVMDIINFACQAQVESQQNVQQEQQHQQQQQQQQQQQQQQPFIGSSSHSSKKGTELASTTSNITQNSMSSSDMSIVADKQISIITPTTNSNTSNTVQSNIRLGTSSTTGSTTNQGNRRNQKNKTQSSALKGASENIEPVRSDPNSKWHTVGIFKNLSHTVTSYIDNSHWNDTMFDNYDSDNLPDLSEYPRINLEPGTGYRFRLAAINTCGRGEWGEVSSFKTCLPGFPGAPSAIKISKSPEGAHLTWEPPPSQNTGEIIEYSVYLAVKSTPKDKMPPPQLVFVRVYVGATNQCTVANNSLATAHVDCSNKPAIIFRIAARNEKGYGPATQVRWLQDPVSSKQTSSSPMSPALKRNQEKVSGSPVSNKRPRGSTTNVKVMPNSPSTE